One genomic region from Sorangium aterium encodes:
- a CDS encoding serine/threonine protein kinase yields MSSSPGLLQPNTRFRNRYQVLRVIKAGGMGAVYEVMDDVTATRRALKVMLPSLLDSEELRARFALEARITGVIESDHIVRTSDAGVDDETGTPFLVMELLRGEELGSLVKKRGALPAEDVALYLFQAALALDKTHAASIVHRDLKPDNLFVTVRDDGSPCVKILDFGIAKVIEQHNASTLTRQMLGTPVYMAPEQIRAERNVGPRADIYALGHVAYALLVGESYWSQEAEATASPYMLAGELLRGAMEAPSARAARRSSAALPTEFDGWFLKATALKPEDRFERASIAVSALAAALDVAIPRASRVILLPEPAAPAPSANPSPTDPTLPSKPGTAKGFAEVPTVTVPELSSKTPPSRPGPASYSSPPPRSVTPPPNPPSRSVPPSSSAPPAPSAASKFAETRPRTSPLDPPGRTGLSGSEPLRRSELTSRRERAAQRRFNVRPDTSTGVLHVKVWGFWDIDEGKAYLDEFRQKASTLLNLGKPWYVLADIADFPPQKPEVSPYVEQTMAYAVEHGMRKAANLVNSALSKMQISRLSAAMGLPEYSFFTAEADAVAWLLKG; encoded by the coding sequence ATGAGCTCCTCGCCCGGCCTGTTGCAGCCGAATACGCGGTTTCGCAACCGTTACCAGGTGCTGCGCGTCATCAAGGCGGGCGGCATGGGCGCCGTGTACGAGGTGATGGACGACGTCACCGCGACGCGCCGCGCGCTCAAGGTGATGCTGCCCAGCCTGCTCGACAGCGAGGAGCTGCGCGCCCGCTTCGCCCTCGAGGCCCGCATTACCGGCGTCATCGAGAGCGACCACATCGTCAGGACCTCGGACGCCGGGGTCGACGACGAGACCGGCACCCCGTTCCTCGTCATGGAGCTGCTCCGCGGCGAGGAGCTCGGCAGCCTCGTCAAGAAGCGCGGCGCCCTCCCCGCCGAGGACGTCGCGCTCTACCTGTTCCAGGCCGCGCTCGCGCTCGACAAGACGCACGCGGCGAGCATCGTCCACCGCGACCTCAAGCCCGACAACCTGTTCGTCACCGTCCGCGACGACGGCTCGCCGTGCGTGAAGATCCTCGACTTCGGGATCGCCAAGGTCATCGAGCAGCACAACGCCTCCACGCTGACGCGGCAGATGCTCGGCACGCCCGTGTACATGGCGCCGGAGCAGATCCGCGCCGAGCGCAACGTCGGCCCGCGCGCCGACATCTACGCGCTCGGGCACGTCGCGTACGCGCTCCTCGTCGGCGAGTCGTACTGGTCCCAGGAGGCCGAGGCGACCGCGTCCCCCTACATGCTGGCGGGGGAGCTCCTGCGCGGCGCGATGGAAGCGCCCAGCGCGCGCGCGGCGCGGCGGTCCTCGGCGGCGCTGCCGACGGAGTTCGACGGCTGGTTCCTCAAGGCGACGGCGCTCAAGCCCGAGGACCGCTTCGAGCGCGCGTCCATCGCGGTCAGCGCGCTCGCCGCCGCGCTCGACGTCGCCATCCCGCGGGCCTCGCGCGTCATCCTCCTGCCGGAGCCGGCGGCGCCCGCGCCGAGCGCGAACCCGAGCCCGACCGACCCGACGCTGCCCTCGAAGCCCGGCACGGCGAAGGGCTTCGCCGAGGTGCCGACCGTCACCGTGCCGGAGCTGTCGTCGAAGACGCCTCCCTCACGCCCCGGTCCCGCCTCGTACTCCAGCCCTCCCCCGCGCTCCGTTACGCCGCCACCCAATCCACCCTCGCGCTCCGTCCCTCCCTCGTCGTCCGCGCCGCCCGCTCCGTCGGCCGCCTCGAAGTTCGCGGAGACCCGACCCCGGACGTCGCCCCTGGACCCGCCGGGCCGGACGGGCCTCTCCGGGAGCGAGCCGCTGAGGAGATCCGAGCTCACGTCGCGGCGCGAGCGCGCCGCGCAGCGGCGGTTCAACGTCAGGCCCGACACGTCGACGGGGGTCCTCCACGTGAAGGTGTGGGGGTTCTGGGACATCGACGAGGGCAAGGCGTACCTCGACGAGTTTCGCCAGAAGGCCTCGACGCTGCTCAACCTCGGGAAGCCCTGGTACGTGCTCGCCGATATCGCGGACTTCCCCCCGCAGAAGCCCGAGGTGAGCCCGTACGTCGAGCAGACCATGGCCTACGCCGTCGAGCACGGCATGCGCAAGGCGGCGAACCTCGTGAACAGCGCGCTCTCGAAGATGCAGATCTCCCGCCTGTCGGCCGCCATGGGGCTGCCCGAGTACTCGTTCTTCACCGCGGAGGCCGACGCCGTCGCGTGGCTCCTGAAGGGCTGA
- a CDS encoding serine/threonine-protein kinase — MDHDIDDVIDGRYKLIEVVGQGGQGVVYRALDQETGTHVAVKYLRPEFASDAALKTRLRREARAMGELAGTSATHVFAFSEAANGTLYIVMEFLKGSDLETTLRRLEARNQRLPLDEIRELFRPIIDTLDAAHARGIVHRDLKPANIFVLDDDTGAPSSTSPHPGSAPARAAHPSPPAGAQLPVTGDGAQGHAGAAARGRVRLLDFGLVKVMQADPLTREGAIPGSPSYIAPEVWKGRPQEIDHRIDIYSLGAVLFRALAGRLPFAGASRVDILLAAARGPRPSLHAFRPDLLPEVDAWVARALAVAPEERFQDVRSLWSALEPLLDSAARSGGEAAGGGAILR; from the coding sequence ATGGACCACGACATCGACGACGTGATCGACGGCCGGTACAAGCTGATCGAGGTGGTCGGTCAGGGAGGCCAGGGCGTGGTCTACCGCGCCCTGGACCAGGAGACGGGCACGCACGTCGCCGTCAAGTACCTGAGGCCCGAGTTCGCCAGCGATGCCGCCTTGAAGACCCGCCTGCGGCGCGAGGCCCGCGCCATGGGGGAGCTGGCCGGCACCAGCGCGACCCACGTCTTCGCGTTCAGCGAGGCGGCCAACGGCACGCTCTACATCGTCATGGAGTTCCTGAAGGGCAGCGATCTCGAGACGACGCTGCGCCGGCTGGAAGCGCGGAACCAGCGGCTCCCGCTCGACGAGATCCGCGAGCTGTTCCGCCCGATCATCGACACCCTCGACGCCGCGCACGCGCGCGGCATCGTCCACCGCGATCTGAAGCCAGCGAACATCTTCGTCCTCGACGACGACACGGGCGCTCCTTCCTCCACCTCCCCTCACCCCGGGAGCGCGCCGGCCCGCGCCGCCCATCCATCGCCCCCCGCCGGCGCGCAGCTCCCCGTCACGGGCGACGGCGCGCAGGGCCACGCCGGCGCAGCGGCGCGCGGGCGCGTGCGCTTGCTCGATTTCGGTCTTGTCAAGGTCATGCAGGCCGACCCCCTCACCCGCGAAGGCGCGATCCCCGGCTCGCCCAGCTACATCGCGCCCGAGGTATGGAAGGGCCGGCCCCAGGAGATCGACCACCGGATCGACATCTATTCGCTCGGCGCGGTGCTCTTCCGCGCGCTCGCGGGGCGCCTGCCGTTCGCCGGCGCGAGCCGGGTCGACATCCTGCTCGCCGCCGCTCGCGGCCCGCGGCCGAGCCTGCACGCCTTCCGGCCCGACCTGCTCCCCGAGGTGGACGCCTGGGTCGCGCGGGCGCTCGCCGTGGCCCCCGAGGAACGCTTCCAGGACGTCCGCTCGCTCTGGAGCGCGCTGGAGCCGCTCCTCGACAGCGCCGCTCGATCCGGCGGCGAGGCCGCCGGCGGAGGCGCGATCCTGCGCTGA
- a CDS encoding helix-turn-helix domain-containing protein produces the protein MRSVRQNSDLPQANGAVPVALDVQPARPGAQEQELEEEWTYEVAHHDAPSDLTHVVGENLRRLRTRRGLSLERLSKISGVSRAMLGQVELGRSAPTINVVWKIARALCVPFSALVSDRAASGPMLLRGDRAKRLTSHDGKFTSRALFPFDAPRTVEFYELHLASLGVENADPHPPGTTENIVVCQGTVEISVDGQRFLLATGDALVFQADVPHVYRNPANVDSLMYLVMTYSLSAP, from the coding sequence ATGAGATCTGTCCGACAGAACAGCGACCTTCCCCAGGCGAACGGTGCGGTTCCGGTCGCGCTCGACGTGCAGCCGGCCAGGCCCGGCGCGCAGGAGCAGGAGCTGGAGGAGGAGTGGACCTATGAGGTCGCTCACCACGACGCGCCGTCGGATCTCACGCATGTTGTCGGGGAGAACCTTCGGCGGCTGCGCACGCGGCGCGGCCTCTCGCTGGAGCGGCTCTCGAAGATCTCCGGCGTGAGCCGTGCGATGCTCGGCCAGGTCGAGCTCGGCCGCAGCGCGCCCACGATCAACGTCGTCTGGAAGATCGCCCGCGCGCTCTGCGTGCCGTTCTCTGCGCTCGTCAGCGATCGCGCGGCGAGCGGCCCGATGCTGCTGCGCGGGGATCGGGCGAAGCGGCTGACATCGCACGACGGCAAGTTCACCTCGCGCGCGCTCTTCCCGTTCGACGCGCCTCGAACGGTCGAGTTTTACGAGCTGCACCTGGCCTCGCTCGGCGTCGAGAATGCCGATCCCCACCCGCCCGGGACGACCGAGAACATCGTGGTATGTCAGGGGACCGTTGAAATCAGCGTCGACGGACAGCGGTTTCTGCTCGCGACGGGCGACGCGCTCGTGTTCCAGGCGGATGTCCCGCACGTCTACCGCAACCCGGCGAACGTCGACTCGCTGATGTACCTGGTGATGACGTATTCGCTGTCGGCGCCCTGA